One genomic region from Yamadazyma tenuis chromosome 4, complete sequence encodes:
- a CDS encoding uncharacterized protein (EggNog:ENOG503PW0Z; COG:S), whose protein sequence is MILTQNISRSLVAHSACDIVQWSGNSQLAINGENQLVILDPKLPNLHKSIISQVEYNHTIENFSTDKNVLNTEDMFSQSSILHTEKLIQLDVGKFNKVTFNSSSSTFEFNRITEPCFVKHQWSQLSPSDKNCYLGVLLNTGEFLVLKRTSKFSDQYIVVHNFFDVLLEVNGIEDADEITIDHSQYRSLKVKDFNFVQVSNSLHISVLTESGEIIFFKDGQVEFSIPASASAIAYEAIQYDGITYIAWKTIDNEVYVYDSTSGSRLILMASRFKIGKLLWDSSRLFVTRYRKVAVYHTSGDFFDVDIGEGNIASIVPLGDKVIIAYDHGKFDIVDLATKTVSPCTVLEKYVSNHLLKYSLNGDDNKNLSTDGNFITVGVSLNKNGILSIIHKIYPKNSINYKILSKSSFTIGFVSVSEILEIEQNNTLQTSLSSINQFWFHKFKQILVFPKNFQISSSTAFIFEHLTNLETLKQTLPKINTISLKPNKVNDFKEYLFRNFTANSQVIGYQALYNFNIVLINANNSLASKVGRLDIANSAKHPSEKLEELNKRLLEEQELIEFTIFQFLIKVIVSFDYPIKNDIDKFVFMNYYLLLNKSFELPFNDTDITVTLQNKFVTESFTVSKTATFSKLIQSNSEHYWPRCELTLLPLIDEVNLTDELERFNYLLRKPSPDGPINPLLILKNVPFVKTSLVDVTKRLPFKPPCKIFFKNEYEQPSGSFKLRGISHLIGTKVEEIRAKSLGTKIHVFVSSGGNAGLAAAYSAQFYGIECTVCVPSHTKQVIISKLETYNAHVLIFGNSINEADGYLRSQMILLNDSIEKIYCHPFEHELIWEGHSSLVDEICASNLPQDKLKGIVCSIGGGGLYNGILMGLKANKVKADVLLVETTQAPTFAETIKKKKIFTLDSVKSLATSLACSYLSKQSLDNYLHQDDNNRTKFQSIDDIDAARAVLDYHDVFHHLIEPACGAAVCVCLSRMDLLFKNFPDLHEDDIIVVVVCGGSCTDKDGLEELKQIVNRSKL, encoded by the exons ATGATATTGACTCAAAATATTTCCAGATCCTTGGTGGCACATAGTGCTTGTGACATTGTTCAATGGTCAGGTAATCTGCAACTAGCCATCAATGGAGAAAATcaattggtgatattggATCCTAAACTTCCAAATCTACACAAATCCATTATCTCACAAGTGGAGTATAATCATacaattgaaaacttttcGACCGATAAGAATGTTTTGAATACCGAAGATATGTTCTCCCAAAGTTCTATTTTGCATACGGAGAAACTCATCCAGTTGGATGTCGGGAAATTCAATAAGGTGACATTCAACTCTTCCTCATCCACATTTGAGTTCAATAGAATAACAGAACCTTGTTTTGTTAAACATCAATGGTCTCAGTTGTCTCCATCGGACAAAAACTGTTATCTTGGAGTACTATTAAACACAGGAGAATTTTTGGTATTAAAGAGAACAAGCAAGTTCTCGGATCAATATATAGTGGTGCATAATTTCTTTGATGTACTACTAGAGGTAAACGGTATAGAAGATGCTGACGAGATAACCATTGATCACCTGCAATATAGGAGTTTGAAGGTCAAAGACTTCAATTTTGTTCAGGTTTCAAATTCATTGCACATAAGCGTCTTGACAGAAAGTGGTGAAATtatattcttcaaggatGGACAGGTTGAGTTTTCTATACCTGCCTCGGCTAGTGCAATTGCTTACGAAGCAATTCAGTATGACGGTATCACCTACATTGCCTGGAAAACAATAGATAATGAGGTATATGTGTATGATTCTACCAGCGGATCCCGTTTAATTCTAATGGCATCTCGGTTCAAAATCGGTAAGCTCTTATGGGACAGCTCCAGGCTATTTGTCACCAGGTACAGAAAAGTCGCTGTGTATCATACATCTGGAGATTTTTTCGATGTGGACATTGGCGAAGGAAATATCGCCAGCATAGTTCCCCTTGGAGATAAAGTGATAATTGCATATGACCATGGGAAgtttgatattgttgacTTGGCTACGAAGACTGTATCGCCTTGTAcagttttggaaaagtaTGTGTCTAACCATTTATTGAAGTATCTGCTAAATGGCGAtgacaacaagaacttaaGTACTGACGGGAATTTCATAACTGTTGGAGTAAGTCTTAACAAGAATGGTATCTTAAGTATAATCCACAAGATTTATCCCAAGAATAGCATCAACTATAAAATTTTGAGTAAAAGCAGTTTTACCATTGGTTTCGTGTCTGTTCTggaaattcttgaaattgaacagAATAACACATTGCAGACATCTTTGAGCTCCATTAATCAGTTTTGGTTCCACAAATTCAAACAGATCTTGGTATTTCCTAAAAATTTCCAGATTTCATCATCTACCGCATTTATCTTTGAACATTTAACTAATTTGGAAACTTTAAAGCAGACGCTTCCGAAGATCAACACGATTTCATTGAAGCCCAACAAGGTTAACGATTTCAAAGAGTACCTATTTAGGAACTTCACCGCTAATTCTCAAGTCATCGGTTATCAAGCACTTTACAATTTCAATATCGTGTTGATAAATGCGAACAACAGTCTAGCATCCAAAGTCGGGAGATTAGATATTGCTAATTCAGCGAAACATCCAAgtgaaaaacttgaagagttgaacaaaagatTATTAGAGGAACAAGAACTTATTGAATTCACAATATTTCaattcttgatcaaagtgATAGTCTCTTTCGATTACCCCATTAAGAATGACATTGATAAGTTTGTATTTATGAACTATTACTTGCTTCTTAACAAATCTTTCGAGTTGCCGTTTAACGATACGGATATTACAGTTACCTTGCAAAATAAGTTTGTTACTGAGTCCTTCACCGTGAGCAAGACGGCgacattttcaaaattgaTTCAGTCCAATTCAGAACATTATTGGCCTAGATGTGAGCTTACTTTACTACCACTCATTGACGAAGTTAACCTCActgatgagcttgaaagATTCAACTACCTATTGCGAAAACCAAGTCCTGATGG CCCTATAAATCCCTTATTGATTCTTAAGAAT GTGCCATTTGTGAAAACCTCATTGGTAGACGTCACCAAAAGGTTGCCTTTCAAGCCCCCTTGTAAGATCTTTTTTAAGAATGAATATGAACAGCCATCCGGAAGTTTCAAACTAAGGGGAATTAGCCATTTGATAGGCACAAAGGTTGAGGAGATTCGTGCTAAATCTTTGGGTACAAAAATCCACGTGTTTGTGTCCAGTGGTGGAAATGCTGGTCTTGCGGCAGCATACCTGGCACAATTCTATGGAATAGAGTGTACAGTGTGTGTCCCTAGTCATACTAAACAAGTTATTATAAGCAAGCTTGAGACATATAATGCCCACGTTCTCATCTTTGGCAATTCTATTAATGAAGCGGATGGGTACTTACGTTCTCAGATGATTCTTCTAAATGACTCAATCGAGAAGATATACTGTCATCCGTTTGAACATGAGTTAATATGGGAAGGACATTCAAGTCTTGTGGACGAAATATGTGCCTCCAATTTACCTCAAGATAAGCTCAAGGGTATTGTTTGTTCcattggaggtggaggcTTGTACAATGGGATATTAATGGGATTAAAGGCTAATAAGGTGAAAGCCGATGTTCTTCTCGTTGAGACTACTCAAGCACCCACTTTTGCGGAAACTAtaaagaaaaagaagatattTACTCTAGATTCAGTGAAGTCGTTGGCTACGTCTTTGGCATGCTCTTATTTATCCAAGCAGAGTCTCGATAACTATTTGCATCAGGATGACAATAACAGGACTAAATTCCAATCAATAGACGATATCGATGCTGCCCGTGCAGTTCTTGACTATCACGATGTATTCCATCATCTTATAGAGCCAGCCTGTGGAGCAGCAGTCTGTGTATGTTTAAGCAGAATGGATTTGCTATTCAAGAATTTCCCAGACCTCCATGAGGACGATATCATAGTGGTAGTCgtttgtggtggttctTGCACTGATAAAGACGggttggaagagttgaaacAGATAGTCAACAGAAGTAAGTTGTAG
- a CDS encoding uncharacterized protein (EggNog:ENOG503P9PC; COG:O) encodes MDSPFFGTTMIDIDMETVANPSSDLPNWLRSVIDRALNATGITSKKKVASEEAIASLEEVDFDSLESFDCPICYDEYKRHPDSHDASSNNSQDPHKDTRSYIDLIKENDHDIIEELRSNCNMHLESMNETSTFKDPSLFMPLDQTGLGYCRFPQRNLYSLEPPTKEDILPGLEEWTKKEAKRKPQATPNDAEHVPVRMPNCKHVFGKSCIIEWLTNNASCPLCRKEVEESKEKNAHVLHRERLERLISSNYNDPSNTLSHLMDCSTDIFNPFKRPFNPSITPLTDAFISRTLATPTCTLPGNTIDQVRVKEPNLVTAGKFPIPNFPIAASSAFSVTRPDSIIAINSRSRTGNANGNTGVAPAANTGVTSAANTTIPAAVNEDNNDSSSESDSADTSWWNSAD; translated from the coding sequence ATGGATTCCCCATTTTTCGGTACCACCATGATCGATATTGATATGGAAACAGTCGCAAATCCGTCATCTGACTTACCTAATTGGCTTAGAAGTGTGATTGACCGGGCCCTCAACGCAACAGGAATAACGTCTAAGAAAAAGGTTGCATCGGAAGAAGCTATTGCTTCGTTAGAAGAGGTTGACTTCGATCTGCTTGAGAGCTTTGATTGCCCCATATGTTATGATGAGTACAAGAGACATCCAGACTCCCATGATGCATCTTCAAATAACTCACAAGACCCTCACAAAGACACACGATCATATATTGATTTAATCAAAGAGAATGATCATGATATCATAGAAGAACTCAGATCCAACTGCAATATGCATCTTGAATCAATGAACGAAACATCCACATTCAAAGATCCACTGCTTTTTATGCCTTTGGATCAAACTGGATTGGGATATTGTCGATTTCCCCAAAGGAATCTCTATAGTTTGGAACCTccaaccaaagaagacattCTTCCAGGCTTAGAGGAATGGACAAAGAAAGAAGCCAAGAGGAAACCTCAAGCAACCCCTAATGATGCAGAACATGTACCAGTAAGAATGCCCAACTGTAAGCATGTATTTGGAAAGAGTTGTATTATCGAATGGCTCACCAATAATGCTAGTTGTCCATTATGCAGAAAAGAGGTAGAGGAGTCTAAAGAGAAGAATGCCCATGTTTTACACCGGGAGCGGTTAGAAAGATTGATCTCAAGCAATTATAATGATCCATCAAACACTTTATCTCACTTGATGGACTGCTCGACAGATATATTCAATCCCTTTAAGAGGCCATTCAATCCATCAATAACCCCTTTAACGGATGCCTTCATTAGCCGGACATTGGCTACACCAACTTGTACACTCCCAGGAAATACAATAGACCAAGTAAGGGTTAAAGAACCCAACTTGGTTACAGCTGGTAAGTTTCCAATTCCCAATTTCCCCATTGCAGCCAGTTCAGCATTCAGCGTAACAAGACCGGACTCCATAATAGCCATAAATAGCAGAAGCAGAACTGGAAATGCTAATGGAAACACAGGTGTTGCACCGGCTGCAAATACAGGGGTTACCTCGGCTGCAAATACCACTATTCCAGCAGCTGTTAATGAAGACAATAACGATAGTTCCAGTGAAAGTGATAGCGCTGACACCTCTTGGTGGAACTCAGCCGACTAG
- a CDS encoding uncharacterized protein (EggNog:ENOG503NV77; COG:S) codes for MSELKQPPSTSNNYIDVEQKKKRRNIGQYVCPDCGKIFTRTDHLGRHRLNHKPKELFECDFMLEVIGGGKRKCGKTFVRRDLKDRHVRRHMSSGSTSRVNWSSVSGSSVSSHESSLTIDSPRMRSMSIKKEPSKNLNNQQNALVRSQSAAESPLQISNLIHAAESNDTSSFIKPELSHSNQSSNGGFGDLFPNGRGNGIDVSDEKKAENTKEVYPLNTMQSQNELISWLFNDSSPNNIVSPMDIPMQSTAENNTSIANASIFPSGFDLGQYTNGQGFQSYELAQNNLFRSEINPLDELLLKSYNQGLGNVYNEENGKSIDSLDTSETPIDHKRNGSKVSFCLAEDNRLTSFNFSLPSTVSLTSPGSTNDSNATPTPTNDIFSPTLSTNLQRRIHEYGSRFNIITNEHIYIDKMVLHQLFVSLPALQRNFVESIFNDKILIEDRFSYYLSVYWLVFHPQFNILHKSSFKTKEAEPLLILSMILVGCNYCTPADKPDHLSQPRSKSPEYKLALAIATPLRFAVFQHDGFKSPVKLWVLQSLNLLEWSEKNFLSRAMHERAHIHHSTTVQLMRRSHVLGGNPASDKPNSSTEDEFDADKVRENHDKNDYQLYKKWVESESFKRVTYMTFYLDIADYVKFRHNPVIFFHQLQLLKLPCEDELWEATDVNGSFYKIMKKQKKLASTKSGLNPNESFLNVVKKLLKVSSVLNLVPSPFTRKILFGGLLSIMYQMQSFELQNSSSLIALPSNSNFQEWKDLISIAIDNFSRSVKENCKTVKLNKSSMKLLDGGISTCKFSIYHLAHIVGLGDLNTYDCSIFCGSPANQNVIITMKDRLIVERKLSNIWSKDFHKDMNGNDVINLKGIVHCYIFLWETLLDHEKGQQKKEIWNPGKDYFDSMFALSLVMQILWSYCFLTSGIESTRYADIEDSMYSLTFEKLVDLSAESGYEYLQRVRQEFMMNLRRENLHHSHAIENLYKADSKISPHEITSKYGEILSNISNKQNISGLCFLIGTRLYNSQWELVRENGKLIINCGMRSIGKKEVFCSDVFDVELLD; via the coding sequence ATGTCTGAATTGAAACAGCCGCCATCCACGTCCAATAACTATATAGATGTGGAACAGAAAAAAAAGAGGAGAAATATAGGGCAATATGTGTGTCCAGATTGTGGTAAGATATTCACCCGGACTGATCACCTTGGAAGACACCGACTCAACCATAAACCCAAAGAGCTTTTTGAATGTGATTTCATGTTAGAGGTAATTGGTGGAGGGAAGAGAAAATGTGGGAAAACTTTTGTGAGGCGTGACTTGAAAGATCGACATGTTCGAAGACACATGTCTTCTGGAAGCACATCAAGAGTCAATTGGTCGAGTGTAAGTGGTTCATCTGTATCTTCACACGAGTCATCATTAACTATAGATTCTCCAAGAATGCGGAGCATGTCCATAAAGAAAGAAccatcaaagaatttgaacaatCAGCAGAATGCACTTGTACGTTCTCAGTCTGCTGCCGAATCTCCACTTCAAATATCAAATTTAATACATGCTGCTGAGTCTAATGATACACTGTCGTTTATTAAGCCTGAATTATCCCATAGTAATCAAAGCAGTAATGGAGGGTTCGGAGACTTGTTTCCAAATGGTCGTGGTAATGGAATTGATGTCTcagatgaaaagaaggcAGAGAATACCAAAGAAGTTTACCCTCTTAATACGATGCAAAGTCAGAACGAACTCATCTCCTGGTTGTTTAACGACTCATCTCCCAATAACATAGTTTCTCCTATGGATATTCCCATGCAAAGTACAGCGGAAAATAATACAAGCATTGCAAATGCTTCCATTTTTCCCAGTGGGTTCGATCTAGGACAGTATACCAATGGGCAAGGTTTTCAGAGTTATGAATTGGCTCAAAATAACTTGTTCAGGAGTGAGATAAATCctcttgatgaacttcttctcaaaaGCTATAATCAAGGCCTTGGCAATGTGTACAACGAAGAAAACGGTAAAAGCATTGATTCATTGGATACTTCTGAAACTCCTATCGACCATAAAAGGAATGGTAGTAAAGTGAGTTTCTGCCTCGCTGAAGACAACCGATTAacttctttcaatttcagtCTACCTTCGACGGTGTCATTGACATCTCCAGGAAGCACTAACGATTCAAACgcaacaccaactccaaccaATGATATTTTCAGTCCCACCTTGTCAACAAATCTACAAAGGCGAATCCATGAATATGGGTCTAGATTTAATATCATTACAAATGAACACATATACATTGACAAGATGGTTTTGCATCAATTGTTTGTATCATTGCCCGCTTTACAGAGAAATTTCGTGGAGCTGATTTTCAATGACAAGATTTTAATCGAAGACAGATTCTCCTACTACTTATCTGTGTATTGGCTTGTATTCCATCCTCAGTTTAATATTCTACACAAATCATCCTTCAAAACAAAAGAAGCAGAACCATTATTAATATTATCCATGATTCTAGTTGGGTGTAATTATTGTACTCCAGCAGACAAACCAGATCATCTTAGCCAACCCCGTTCAAAATCCCCAGAGTATAAATTGGCATTGGCTATTGCTACCCCGTTACGATTTGCAGTTTTTCAGCATGACGGCTTTAAATCGCCTGTAAAGCTCTGGGTTTTGCAAAGCTTGAACTTATTGGAATGGAGTGAAAAGAACTTCCTTTCAAGAGCAATGCATGAACGAGCTCACATTCATCATAGTACGACAGTTCAACTAATGAGAAGATCACATGTATTGGGTGGAAATCCTGCCAGTGACAAGCCTAATTCATCCACagaagatgagtttgatgCTGATAAAGTTAGAGAGAACCACGATAAAAATGATTATCAGCTATATAAAAAGTGGGTGGAGTCCGAATCCTTCAAAAGAGTTACATATATGACTTTCTATTTGGATATTGCTGATTATGTAAAATTCCGTCATAATCCAGTTATCttttttcatcaattgcAATTATTGAAGTTACCCTGTGAGGACGAACTCTGGGAAGCAACTGATGTGAATGGATCCTTCTATAAAATTATGAAAAAGCAGAAAAAGTTGGCATCCACCAAGAGCGGTTTGAACCCTAACGAATCCTTCTTAAACGTGGTAaaaaaattgttgaaagttAGTTCAgtcttgaacttggtacCATCTCCTTTCACAAGAAAAATATTATTCGGTGGGCTTTTATCAATCATGTATCAAATGCAGCTGTTTGAACTACAAAATTCGTCATCATTAATTGCATTACCAAGCAACTCAAACTTTCAGGAATGGAAAGACCTTATAAGCATTGCTATTGATAACTTCTCACGATCAGTGAAAGAGAATTGCAAGACagtgaaattgaacaaatcttCCATGAAGTTACTTGATGGAGGTATTTCGACTTGtaagttttcaatttaTCATTTAGCTCATATTGTGGGATTAGGAGACTTAAATACTTACGACTGTTCGATTTTTTGTGGCTCCCCTGCTAATCAAAATGTTATCATTACAATGAAAGATAGACTCATTGTCGAGAGAAAATTACTGAATATTTGGTCAAAGGATTTTCATAAAGATATGAATGGAAATGATGTCATCAACCTCAAAGGTATTGTACACTGCTATATATTCTTGTGGGAAACTCTCTTAGATCATGAAAAGGGacaacagaagaaagaaataTGGAATCCTGGAAAGGACTACTTCGATAGCATGTTTGCGTTAAGTTTAGTAATGCAAATATTGTGGAGTTATTGCTTCTTGACCTCAGGAATTGAATCCACTAGATATGCAGATATCGAAGATAGCATGTACCTGTTGACTTTTgagaaattggtggatttAAGTGCCGAAAGTGGCTATGAGTATTTACAGAGGGTCAGACAAGAGTTTATGATGAATTTAAGACGAGAGAATTTGCATCATTCTCATGCCATTGAGAACCTCTATAAAGCAGATAGTAAGATCCTGCCTCATGAGATCACCTCAAAGTATGGTGAAATCTTGTCAAATATAAGCAACAAGCAAAATATTAGTGGATTGTGTTTTCTCATAGGAACCAGACTATATAATAGTCAATGGGAGCTCGTCAGAGAGAATGGAAAGCTTATCATAAACTGTGGGATGAGATCTATCggaaagaaagaagtttTCTGTTCTGATGTGTTTGATGTGGAGTTACTAGATTAA